From the genome of Solanum stenotomum isolate F172 chromosome 5, ASM1918654v1, whole genome shotgun sequence:
CCTTTCTTCTTATCAGTAGTATTAGAACTTTCATGTAGTTTTGTGTTTTTCGATTTTGACTTTTACTAGTGTTTTTTGTAGTCTGATTTTATCACATTATCTTGCTTTTGTTAGTGTTCTATCCCGTGTTTGTTGAGTAACACTCCCCATTTCGCATtgatttgtttgttgttgttattgctaCCATAGCAGTATCCCTTTTATTCAGATTGCTTGGCAGGCATTATTTTAGTCGGGGTCTATCGGGGCATCCCTATCTCGTAATATAAGGTAAATCGTAAGTTGATAGTGATATATTGGTGGAGAGAAGAATGAAGTAGGTAGAGAGAAAATGATCTTACTGGAAACTCTGTCATAAACATCAGCTGCTGATTCTCCCTCAGGAAATCGATAAAAGAAGCGGCCAAATCTCTCGCGAGTCTCTTTGATGACTTTCATGCGGTCGGCCACTTGAAAATTACCAAAATCTTGTTCTCTAATTCGGCATTCTTCCCTGACGCCAAGAACTCTCCGTCTGGAAAAAGCCCTGCCTATCTCCCGTAGGGTGGAACGTGCTCTCACGTATGGGGAAACGTAGAAGTAGACCTTCCAGTTATCCTCAGAGCCATTATCAGAAACGATGTCAAAAATGCGAGAGCCAGCATCCTTGGCTTGATCAATTCCCTTGGGAGTTAGAGGGATCCTATAATCGGGGGTGACGGTGTACATAGCGTCGTCTTTATTACCTTCGCTCTCGCCGTGACGAACCAAAATTATGCGCTTTGGTAGGCACTTGGGTACGGGTACGGGCACGGGCTTGTGCtgattttgactatgaaatTGGCAACAGTGGCAGTGATGTTGCTGCTGATCAGGAATTTGGGCGCGGCCGTTGTCATCAACGGTACTATTTATCATTATTCTATCGTTTACCTTCCCAAATCAGGTGAGATCATGGGAATTCTGCAGTAAATAGGGTTTTGTCAATGTCGGATCGCTAAACTTCCATTTCTTTCCTTACTGGGAATACAGCTCTTTTTACATTTCAACTTTCACACCTCTGATGCCATCTCATTTTCATTTTCTGCGCTATTATCCtcgttttcttttcttttcttccccACTAAAACACTAAAATATTCCATCTTCCATCCTCctatttaacttatatatatccaattttttttaaggacaaggatgaaatatatatacttttatattattaaaaacaaataaagtttATATACcttcattatatttttagtgtaaatatatttttttggttatattttcAGTCTAAATATGtcccttttattatattttgatataaatctttttgtaattttgatgGATGACCACGTGCCCTAcatagtgggatttcactgggtatgttgttgttgttgttgttgatggatGACCACGTGACAAgcttaaaatcaaattattcatccccaattttaaatatcaaatttttttagtaTAGGAATAGTTGTTTTGCTTTGTTTGCTAAATTGGTAcattttcttttccaaattcCTTCTATCCATTTCAGACCATTTATGATCCGACCCATTTAGCTAACACTCCATCTGAATTCTTTGCTCTCAAGCACTTCTTAATCTCTTTTTTGACCAAGATCTAGAATTCTTTGCTAACAGAATTCCTGCTTCGCTTCTCTTTGCTTAACATAGACTAGCTTGTTATCTTCTAtactatttattaattttatgttcTAAATTCAGTTTTATACAGTTGTGTCTCTATGTAACACCCTGAATATTTCTAATCCAAGAGCCGAACCATTCTTCATATGTGTCTAAGGTCGTATCGGGTGATTCTTATTGTACATAGGTTTaaggtcaattctttagtgtAGAATAGATTTGGAGATGAATTAAGGTCATAAAAATCctctagcacaaagttgagttgaaagcttcatTACCGATTTAGTTTCAATATAAGATATTacttggatcaacttcaaacgatcatatctatTAGAATATGAAGTGTTAGGTAGCCCATAACCTATCATATTAAAGTTTTATGAGCCTTCATTCATATGGCAACAAGTTTGCATTAATTGAggtttggagtaaaaagttatgcccgttttagtgaagccatgTCAGGCTTTTCACATTCGGCATTACGGACGATGGAGTGTTCTACAGACCGTGGAGCCTTCTGTGAAGGCTTGTTATGATTATTTTTAGAAACTTTTTGCACGTGTTCCGGGGTTATTTTGGTACTTTTCCACGCTTTTCAaccttattttaagtcatttttgagtGTC
Proteins encoded in this window:
- the LOC125866147 gene encoding phosphoglycerate mutase-like protein AT74H; protein product: MINSTVDDNGRAQIPDQQQHHCHCCQFHSQNQHKPVPVPVPKCLPKRIILVRHGESEGNKDDAMYTVTPDYRIPLTPKGIDQAKDAGSRIFDIVSDNGSEDNWKVYFYVSPYVRARSTLREIGRAFSRRRVLGVREECRIREQDFGNFQVADRMKVIKETRERFGRFFYRFPEGESAADVYDRVSSFLESLWRDIDMNRLHHDPNDDLNLVIISHGLASRVFLMKWFKWTVEQFEYLSNLGNCGFRVIQLGLGGEYSLAVHHTEEEMLEWGLSPEMISDQKWRAHASRCSWKDKCSWYLDAFFDHLANSDEDDYDEVKSDFSD